One Spiroplasma sp. NBRC 100390 DNA window includes the following coding sequences:
- a CDS encoding nitroreductase family protein has protein sequence MTVKNAINWRKTIKKYDSSKTINNNDLSTIIEAGRLAPCSLGLEVTNVVTITNKELKTKFAEEVMSGSNQEKVQDANCIMIVAGVNPEHLVSTEFLTKRLERNIIQPDVLKITIDKYQTFLTQKENLFAFVSEQAHIVTSFITLQAADLKIGSTIMGGFNVKKCNDLLSQHCFFDQTKLHSVLVLALGYYDETDEKTSLPRVRIDFNEFVKIIK, from the coding sequence ATGACAGTAAAAAATGCTATTAATTGACGAAAAACAATTAAAAAATATGATAGTAGTAAAACTATTAACAATAATGATTTATCAACAATTATTGAAGCAGGACGTTTGGCACCGTGTTCATTAGGTTTAGAAGTTACTAATGTTGTGACCATTACTAACAAAGAATTAAAAACTAAGTTTGCAGAAGAGGTCATGAGTGGCTCAAATCAGGAAAAAGTTCAAGATGCTAACTGTATTATGATTGTTGCTGGGGTTAATCCAGAACATTTAGTTTCAACGGAATTTTTAACAAAACGATTGGAACGAAATATTATTCAACCTGATGTGTTAAAAATAACAATTGATAAATATCAAACTTTTTTAACGCAAAAAGAAAATTTGTTTGCCTTTGTGTCAGAACAAGCCCACATTGTAACTAGTTTTATTACTCTGCAAGCTGCGGACTTAAAAATTGGGTCAACAATTATGGGAGGCTTTAATGTTAAAAAATGTAACGATTTATTATCACAACATTGTTTTTTTGATCAAACTAAATTACATTCGGTGTTAGTTTTAGCTTTAGGATATTATGATGAAACAGATGAAAAGACAAGTTTACCACGAGTAAGGATTGATTTTAATGAATTTGTAAAGATTATTAAATAA
- a CDS encoding FAD-dependent oxidoreductase, with protein MKVIIIGGSTAGMTAASKLKRTLKDNVEIIAYQKLKYPSLGSCGIPYYVGKHFDNPERMIARTVEQFENNRIFVKTSCEVTKVDFKTKTVYGINLETNEEFIDTYDKLIISVGATPRKLNLMGEEASNVFTGTTLEAAVALRDSLTKIKNVTIIGGGFIGLEFCESFCLAGKNITLIEADKWVSRKLIDEDIAQLLVADLENKGIKIKTNAKVAEFIIENNKVKKVRLASEEEIATDLVLVGIGVTPSTAFLKETDLKMNEFGAILVNDQFETNIKDVYAVGDCVMTKNVIDNKLQYISLATVAAKNGKVLGNILAGKKDHFPGAIGTAIIQVFDSEIARTGYTKEQAIANGFTVKEVVITGTDHTHYVADAKLVTVKVIYDQKAKIIVGAQIFGYNKASLRINALIPLIWTKTKINEIEYLDLPYSPPFAKSVDVLNVVLAKINEN; from the coding sequence ATGAAGGTAATTATAATTGGTGGGTCAACCGCCGGAATGACAGCAGCTAGTAAGTTAAAACGAACTTTAAAAGATAATGTTGAAATTATTGCTTATCAAAAATTAAAATATCCATCGCTGGGTAGTTGTGGGATTCCTTATTATGTGGGGAAACATTTTGATAACCCAGAAAGGATGATTGCACGAACTGTTGAACAATTTGAGAATAATAGAATTTTTGTAAAAACTTCATGTGAAGTAACAAAAGTTGATTTTAAAACAAAAACAGTTTATGGAATCAATCTTGAAACAAATGAAGAATTTATTGATACTTATGACAAGTTAATTATTAGTGTCGGAGCAACACCACGCAAATTAAATTTAATGGGTGAAGAAGCATCAAATGTTTTTACAGGAACAACTTTAGAAGCAGCAGTAGCGCTTCGTGATAGTTTAACAAAAATTAAGAATGTTACTATTATTGGTGGTGGTTTTATTGGGCTAGAATTTTGTGAAAGTTTTTGTTTGGCTGGGAAAAATATTACGTTAATTGAAGCTGATAAATGAGTTTCACGAAAATTAATTGATGAAGATATCGCACAATTATTAGTAGCGGATTTAGAAAATAAGGGAATTAAAATTAAGACAAATGCTAAAGTAGCGGAATTTATTATTGAAAACAATAAAGTAAAAAAAGTTAGATTAGCATCTGAAGAAGAGATTGCAACAGACTTAGTTTTAGTTGGGATCGGAGTTACACCAAGTACTGCTTTTTTGAAAGAAACAGATTTAAAAATGAATGAATTTGGTGCAATTTTAGTTAATGACCAGTTTGAAACTAATATTAAAGATGTTTATGCTGTTGGTGATTGTGTTATGACAAAAAATGTAATTGATAATAAGTTACAATATATTTCGTTGGCAACTGTTGCTGCAAAAAATGGGAAGGTTTTAGGTAATATTTTAGCAGGAAAAAAAGACCATTTTCCAGGAGCAATTGGAACTGCTATTATCCAAGTTTTCGATAGTGAAATTGCGCGGACAGGATATACAAAGGAACAAGCAATTGCAAATGGTTTTACTGTTAAAGAAGTCGTAATTACGGGAACTGATCATACCCATTATGTTGCTGATGCTAAACTAGTTACAGTTAAGGTTATTTATGATCAAAAAGCAAAAATTATTGTGGGAGCGCAAATCTTTGGTTATAATAAAGCTAGTTTAAGAATCAATGCTTTAATTCCATTAATTTGAACAAAAACTAAAATTAATGAAATTGAATATTTGGATTTACCATATTCGCCACCATTTGCAAAAAGTGTTGATGTATTAAATGTTGTTTTAGCGAAGATTAATGAAAACTAA
- a CDS encoding L-threonylcarbamoyladenylate synthase, whose translation MKVYTIKDRKEVIAGYLAENVIIIPTDTIYGMTCIIGSQTAKARIFKVKGRSERMYLSVIVSSVRMAKKFIDLTREDLKIFRKNETITIIGNINSEINSRYNITNDNTIGLRITKSKWLQKIIKKVGPIYGTSVNISGQNYAKEFNELKKFDVDIIVNDGYLDNRPSKIYNSLTKEFIR comes from the coding sequence ATGAAAGTATATACAATAAAAGATCGTAAAGAGGTCATTGCGGGTTATTTGGCAGAAAATGTAATTATTATTCCAACCGATACAATTTATGGGATGACATGTATTATTGGTTCACAAACAGCAAAAGCAAGAATTTTTAAAGTTAAAGGTCGTTCAGAAAGAATGTATTTATCAGTAATCGTTAGCTCTGTTCGAATGGCAAAAAAATTTATTGATTTAACCCGCGAAGACTTAAAAATTTTTAGAAAAAATGAAACTATTACTATAATAGGTAACATAAATAGTGAAATTAATAGTCGTTATAATATTACTAATGATAATACAATTGGACTTCGAATTACAAAATCAAAATGATTACAAAAAATTATTAAAAAAGTAGGACCAATTTATGGGACAAGTGTTAATATCAGTGGGCAAAATTATGCCAAAGAATTTAATGAATTAAAAAAATTTGATGTTGATATTATTGTCAATGATGGGTATTTAGATAATCGTCCTTCAAAAATTTACAATTCTTTAACCAAAGAATTTATTAGATAA
- a CDS encoding DHH family phosphoesterase has protein sequence MQDLKKAILQKIKDYNTIICLRHISPDGDAYGSAFGLAQFIKDNFPSKKVLVDGESNKYLAFLATPDFVKQEDYRGALVIVTDTANVERIDSKYWQEGKEIIKIDHHPNVTPYGDLQWVDEKKIAASEMIAEFVLTSKLEVSAAAARLIFTGIVTDSNRFMYNKTCGETFMLAGQLVAKGFDLQNIYQNLYEEQWANVCFKNYLLSQVMIYDDQISYVKITDEMLKEHQMDYETVKPWVNIMANVKEFKIWMFLIENKVEGYINISIRSNTYIVNGVAEKYHGGGHQLASGAKIYQWKDTEKVLTDLSLLIKNNVKYVGGQ, from the coding sequence ATGCAAGATTTAAAAAAAGCAATTTTACAAAAAATTAAAGATTATAATACTATTATTTGCTTACGTCATATTTCACCAGATGGTGATGCATATGGTTCGGCGTTTGGGTTAGCACAATTTATTAAGGATAATTTTCCTTCTAAAAAAGTTTTGGTTGATGGTGAATCAAATAAGTATTTGGCTTTTTTAGCAACACCTGATTTTGTTAAACAAGAAGATTATCGTGGGGCTTTAGTAATTGTGACAGATACGGCTAATGTTGAACGGATTGATAGCAAATATTGGCAGGAAGGAAAGGAAATTATTAAAATTGATCATCATCCAAATGTAACACCATATGGAGATTTACAATGAGTTGATGAAAAGAAAATTGCAGCTAGTGAAATGATTGCTGAGTTTGTTTTAACATCAAAATTAGAAGTTTCAGCAGCAGCGGCAAGATTAATCTTTACGGGGATTGTAACTGATTCTAATCGCTTCATGTATAATAAAACTTGTGGTGAAACCTTTATGTTAGCAGGTCAATTAGTTGCAAAAGGATTTGATTTACAAAATATTTATCAAAATTTATATGAAGAACAATGAGCAAATGTTTGTTTTAAAAATTATTTATTATCACAAGTAATGATTTATGATGATCAAATTAGTTATGTTAAAATAACAGATGAAATGTTAAAAGAACATCAAATGGATTATGAAACTGTTAAACCGTGAGTTAATATTATGGCTAATGTTAAGGAATTTAAAATTTGAATGTTCTTAATTGAAAATAAAGTAGAAGGTTATATTAATATTAGTATTCGAAGCAATACTTATATTGTTAATGGCGTTGCTGAAAAATACCATGGTGGAGGTCATCAATTGGCAAGTGGGGCTAAGATTTATCAGTGAAAAGATACTGAGAAAGTTCTAACTGATTTAAGTCTTTTAATTAAAAATAATGTTAAATATGTGGGAGGTCAATAA
- a CDS encoding BMP family ABC transporter substrate-binding protein: protein MRKLLSFLTAATLVTTSGISLVACAKKYTFDSDIWVITDAGTITDASFNESAWDGASKYVVSQKDPKVSAADWKKSNWRASYFEPASQTPSDFRAAYVTANIAGAKTMILPGFAHGNTIGWAAEVAQNIIYIDGSSQNIHLGMDATRPLAKNIIGITYEAESSGFFAGIAAALWLNANQERYPDGLKIATYGGMDNPGAVSNYMWGFIVAADIFNTIINNSSFPKLHQIKNDVLKQVQKMNPKVNTLQPIGKVQNVVKSNESWFSQSFEVGHGKDISDELISRKANIIFPVAGPQTQDTIDRIKYNKSMAKVIGVDTEQSKIYGEEIIVTSALKEIATSTSEALKNIYSSTCGYQENNKTWDNSKATSDCWINTDQSSIQHPTWTGIEKTKAINADTVAFIHNETDEHAKDTVFDKIVEVLQDVYSRGISGQPPVAAEAFSHTLTNTYQSSDKLKDYILNAIEAAL, encoded by the coding sequence ATGAGAAAATTGCTCAGTTTTTTAACGGCAGCAACGTTAGTAACTACTTCAGGTATTTCTCTTGTCGCTTGTGCAAAAAAATACACTTTTGATAGTGATATTTGGGTTATTACTGATGCTGGAACAATTACTGACGCATCATTTAATGAATCGGCATGAGATGGAGCAAGTAAATATGTTGTTTCACAAAAAGACCCGAAAGTTTCCGCTGCAGATTGGAAAAAAAGTAATTGACGGGCTAGTTATTTTGAACCAGCAAGTCAAACCCCTTCTGACTTTAGAGCGGCCTATGTAACAGCAAACATTGCTGGAGCTAAAACTATGATTTTACCAGGGTTTGCCCATGGTAATACAATTGGTTGGGCAGCAGAAGTGGCACAAAATATTATTTATATTGATGGAAGCAGTCAAAACATTCACTTGGGAATGGATGCAACAAGACCATTAGCGAAAAATATTATTGGAATAACTTATGAAGCTGAATCTTCTGGTTTCTTTGCTGGAATTGCAGCAGCCTTGTGATTGAATGCTAATCAAGAAAGATATCCTGATGGTTTAAAAATTGCAACTTATGGTGGAATGGATAACCCTGGTGCTGTTTCAAACTATATGTGAGGTTTTATTGTTGCAGCTGATATCTTTAATACTATTATTAATAATAGTAGTTTTCCGAAACTACATCAGATTAAAAATGATGTTTTAAAACAAGTTCAAAAAATGAATCCAAAGGTTAACACATTACAACCAATTGGCAAAGTTCAAAATGTTGTTAAGAGTAATGAATCGTGGTTTTCACAATCATTTGAGGTTGGACATGGAAAAGATATTTCTGACGAATTAATTTCCCGTAAAGCAAATATTATTTTCCCAGTTGCTGGACCCCAAACACAAGACACAATTGATCGCATTAAATATAATAAATCAATGGCAAAAGTTATTGGAGTTGATACTGAGCAATCAAAAATTTATGGGGAAGAAATTATTGTGACAAGTGCTTTAAAAGAAATTGCAACTTCAACTTCAGAAGCATTAAAAAATATTTATTCATCAACATGTGGTTATCAAGAAAATAATAAAACATGAGATAATAGTAAAGCAACTTCTGATTGTTGAATTAATACTGATCAATCATCAATTCAGCATCCAACTTGAACGGGAATTGAAAAAACAAAAGCAATTAATGCAGATACTGTTGCGTTCATTCATAATGAAACAGATGAACACGCAAAAGATACTGTTTTTGATAAAATCGTTGAAGTATTACAAGATGTTTATTCACGCGGAATTAGCGGGCAGCCACCAGTTGCTGCTGAAGCATTTTCACATACATTAACAAATACTTACCAAAGTAGTGATAAATTAAAAGATTATATTTTAAATGCAATTGAAGCAGCTTTATAG
- the rpmE gene encoding 50S ribosomal protein L31 — translation MAREGIHPKYFDTKIMCTTCGTERMSGSTKGEELKVDTCSSCHPFYTGNQQFANAAGRVERFKSKFNKKEKLAKQTEEASKVQKELNKKTAKPKSDNQKAE, via the coding sequence ATGGCAAGAGAAGGAATCCATCCAAAATATTTTGATACTAAAATTATGTGTACAACTTGTGGAACAGAGCGGATGAGTGGTTCTACTAAGGGGGAAGAATTAAAAGTTGATACTTGTTCTTCATGCCATCCCTTCTATACAGGTAATCAGCAATTTGCTAATGCCGCAGGACGTGTTGAACGCTTTAAATCTAAATTTAATAAAAAAGAAAAATTAGCGAAGCAAACAGAAGAAGCATCAAAAGTACAAAAAGAACTTAATAAAAAAACAGCAAAACCAAAATCTGATAATCAAAAAGCAGAATAA
- a CDS encoding polypeptide chain release factor methylase, with product MDDKIKNIKRIRITSIAFLVVLFIMMPYFVFIVVSHRDSILNNFFVFTEATPKDVLETFTTSDLPNRFLIFGLPYIALATLACAIISTVFYIYYQKRTINFNNRMLLIGTITITSFIFITCLLFSFAEYYYDLFTEWCRSLKGGYSGPDYIENINNMIKPGTPNRDAIIAALINLATGPGTKNPYPLTWIGINVIWWITGLQMIFVIFIMLKVGFKLEWLLNTNVNLGKKEELVVLKDTFNQSVAKKIISLFLIPNEFNISLWVIFFSSMAFIPQLIYTIIVGSSFTDANRFILYSYLYPELTINVIIPGTNSILDQPNLDYFHMTSKMPGSPFFINIAPIIFSSLIISMLFAFSFVMIKKPNLTKKGFISFYISFLIVTGASLVMFLISQYQMTQAVDYWNSQDQHFKETVMKPLFGTTKLDYFWLQGSELIASGILLSSFISVLSIIAISHISKIKSNNNREEQIKVNSKNL from the coding sequence ATGGATGATAAGATTAAAAATATTAAAAGAATCCGCATTACTAGTATTGCATTTTTAGTAGTTTTATTTATTATGATGCCATATTTTGTTTTTATTGTTGTTTCGCACAGGGATAGTATCTTAAATAATTTCTTTGTATTTACTGAAGCAACACCAAAAGATGTGTTAGAAACTTTTACGACATCTGATTTACCAAACCGATTTTTAATTTTTGGTTTGCCCTATATTGCTTTAGCAACTTTAGCGTGTGCAATTATTAGTACCGTTTTCTATATTTATTATCAAAAACGAACAATTAATTTTAATAATCGTATGTTATTAATTGGAACAATTACTATTACTTCTTTTATCTTTATTACGTGTTTATTGTTTTCATTTGCCGAGTATTACTATGATTTATTTACCGAATGATGTCGTTCCTTAAAAGGGGGATATTCTGGACCAGATTACATTGAAAACATTAATAATATGATTAAACCAGGGACTCCTAATCGCGATGCGATTATTGCAGCGTTAATTAACTTAGCAACAGGTCCTGGAACGAAAAACCCTTATCCGTTAACATGAATTGGAATTAATGTAATTTGATGAATTACAGGTTTACAAATGATTTTTGTTATTTTTATTATGTTAAAAGTTGGTTTTAAATTGGAGTGATTATTAAATACTAATGTTAACCTAGGAAAAAAGGAAGAATTAGTTGTCTTAAAAGATACGTTTAATCAGAGTGTTGCTAAAAAAATTATTAGTCTATTTTTAATTCCAAATGAATTTAACATTTCATTATGAGTTATTTTCTTTTCTAGTATGGCTTTTATTCCACAATTAATTTATACAATCATTGTAGGTAGCAGTTTTACAGATGCAAATCGATTTATTTTGTATTCTTATTTATATCCAGAATTAACGATTAATGTTATTATTCCTGGGACAAATAGTATTTTAGATCAGCCAAATCTTGATTACTTTCATATGACAAGTAAAATGCCAGGATCGCCATTTTTCATTAATATTGCCCCAATTATTTTCTCATCTTTAATTATTTCAATGTTATTTGCATTTAGTTTTGTAATGATTAAAAAACCAAATTTAACCAAAAAAGGATTTATTAGTTTTTATATTAGTTTTTTAATTGTAACTGGAGCGTCCTTGGTAATGTTTTTAATTTCACAGTATCAAATGACACAAGCAGTTGACTATTGAAATAGTCAAGATCAACATTTTAAAGAGACAGTTATGAAACCACTTTTTGGAACTACTAAACTAGATTATTTTTGACTGCAAGGAAGTGAATTAATTGCAAGTGGTATTTTATTATCTTCTTTTATTAGTGTGTTATCAATTATTGCGATTTCACATATTTCAAAAATTAAAAGTAATAATAATCGGGAGGAACAAATTAAAGTGAATTCTAAAAACTTATAA
- the prfA gene encoding peptide chain release factor 1: MNQKTVERLEAMLKRSNLINEELTKPEIVNDVKKLTSLAKEQSQLEDTVALYLNYKNVLNNINEAKAILENEKDEELIDLAKDEIKASEIRKEQITAQLKVMLLPKDPNDEKNVIFEIRGAAGGDEGNIFAGDLYRMYLKYAEQQKWKIEVIEENESEAGGFSTISFIVKGDRVYSKMKFESGAHRVQRIPKTESKGRVHTSTATVAVLPEIEEVDFEIKTVDLKIDTYRASGAGGQHVNTTDSAVRITHLPTGVVVTSQDGRSQHDNKALAMQHLRSKLYEEQQRKINEERGTLRKDAVGTGDRSEKIRTYNYPQNRVTDHRINLTLQKLDQIMEGNLDEIITALINEEQRLKMEGN, encoded by the coding sequence ATGAATCAAAAAACAGTTGAACGATTAGAGGCAATGTTAAAACGATCGAATTTAATTAATGAAGAATTAACAAAGCCAGAAATAGTTAATGATGTAAAAAAATTAACTAGTTTGGCAAAAGAACAATCACAATTAGAAGATACTGTTGCTTTGTATTTAAATTATAAAAATGTTTTAAATAATATTAATGAGGCAAAAGCAATTTTAGAAAATGAAAAGGATGAAGAACTAATTGATTTAGCTAAAGATGAAATAAAGGCTTCAGAAATTAGAAAAGAACAAATTACGGCACAGTTAAAAGTGATGTTATTGCCAAAAGACCCTAATGATGAAAAAAATGTTATTTTTGAAATTCGAGGTGCTGCTGGTGGTGATGAGGGAAATATTTTTGCCGGTGATTTATATCGAATGTATCTAAAATATGCTGAACAGCAAAAGTGAAAAATTGAAGTAATTGAGGAAAATGAATCAGAAGCAGGTGGGTTTTCAACAATTTCATTTATTGTTAAAGGTGATCGTGTTTATTCAAAAATGAAATTTGAATCGGGTGCGCATCGGGTACAACGAATTCCAAAAACAGAAAGTAAAGGACGGGTTCATACTTCAACAGCAACGGTTGCTGTTTTGCCTGAAATTGAAGAAGTGGATTTTGAAATTAAAACAGTGGATTTAAAAATCGATACATATCGTGCTTCTGGTGCCGGAGGGCAACATGTCAATACAACTGATTCAGCGGTACGAATTACACATTTGCCAACCGGTGTTGTAGTTACATCACAAGATGGTCGTAGTCAACACGATAATAAAGCATTAGCAATGCAGCATTTACGTAGTAAATTATATGAAGAACAACAACGCAAAATTAATGAAGAACGAGGAACATTGCGGAAAGATGCAGTAGGAACTGGTGATCGCAGTGAAAAGATTCGTACATATAATTATCCACAAAATCGGGTTACGGATCATCGCATTAATTTAACTTTGCAAAAATTAGATCAAATCATGGAAGGTAATCTTGACGAAATTATTACAGCTTTAATTAATGAAGAACAAAGACTGAAAATGGAAGGTAACTAA
- the prmC gene encoding peptide chain release factor N(5)-glutamine methyltransferase → MTVNELIEKSEDYLKESNIVNYLADVKTLIAFFMKISLAKLYAVQNEKINFKVDDYWQKLVEYQNGKPIQHITNLQSFYGYDFYVDDNVLIPRYETEELVDNINVLIDDIFLEGKKPLTLIDVGTGSGAIAISLGLENPNLTIYASDISPLALDVAKRNIKQLNCRNVQLLKGDMLEPFLKNKIKADILVCNPPYIPKNQQISHRVKNYEPHVALFGDNDGLYFYRQIFQNWQKIVNKNGFLCFEHGYDQKKALEKLVKEYFPNQRYYFRKDINKKWRMLFVNIL, encoded by the coding sequence ATGACAGTTAACGAATTAATTGAAAAATCAGAAGATTATCTGAAAGAATCTAATATTGTTAATTATCTTGCTGATGTTAAAACTTTAATAGCATTTTTTATGAAAATATCCTTAGCCAAATTGTATGCTGTTCAAAATGAAAAAATTAATTTTAAGGTTGATGATTATTGGCAAAAATTAGTTGAATATCAAAATGGAAAACCAATTCAACATATTACTAACTTACAGAGTTTTTATGGTTATGATTTTTATGTTGACGACAATGTTCTTATTCCTCGGTATGAGACAGAAGAATTGGTGGATAATATTAATGTTTTAATTGATGATATTTTTCTTGAAGGCAAAAAACCATTAACTTTAATTGATGTTGGAACTGGTAGCGGGGCAATCGCAATTAGTTTGGGACTAGAAAATCCAAATTTAACAATTTATGCTAGTGATATTTCGCCGTTAGCTTTGGATGTTGCAAAAAGAAATATTAAGCAATTAAATTGTCGTAATGTTCAATTATTAAAAGGCGATATGTTAGAACCTTTTCTTAAGAATAAGATTAAAGCTGATATTTTAGTATGTAACCCACCTTATATACCAAAAAACCAACAAATTAGTCATCGTGTTAAAAATTATGAACCGCATGTTGCTTTATTCGGTGATAATGATGGCTTATATTTTTATCGTCAAATTTTTCAGAATTGACAAAAAATTGTTAACAAAAATGGTTTTTTATGTTTTGAACATGGATATGATCAAAAAAAGGCATTAGAAAAGTTAGTTAAAGAATATTTTCCAAACCAAAGATATTATTTTAGAAAAGATATAAATAAAAAATGACGAATGTTATTTGTTAATATTTTGTAG
- a CDS encoding thymidine kinase, producing the protein MYFLNNKAQMGWIEVITGCMFAGKTEEFIRRLVRLSYAKFKIQVFKPEIDNRYSENKVVSHSQNSVEAIPVKDSAALLAQVDSATNVIGIDEIQFFDNNIVKVADSLADKGIIVIVNGLDKDFRGESFLNVEQLMTRAEEVKKLHAICVKCGNLANRTQRLINGKPANYHDPIVLIGEKDKYEARCRHCHEVTY; encoded by the coding sequence ATGTATTTTTTAAATAATAAGGCACAGATGGGGTGGATTGAAGTAATTACTGGTTGTATGTTTGCGGGAAAAACAGAAGAGTTTATTCGCCGTTTAGTACGATTAAGTTATGCTAAATTTAAAATTCAAGTTTTTAAGCCTGAAATTGATAATCGTTATAGTGAGAATAAAGTTGTTAGTCATAGCCAAAATTCAGTTGAAGCAATCCCAGTGAAAGATTCAGCAGCATTATTAGCGCAAGTTGATTCAGCAACAAATGTGATTGGAATTGATGAGATTCAATTTTTTGATAACAATATTGTTAAAGTTGCAGATTCGTTAGCAGATAAAGGAATTATTGTCATTGTTAATGGTTTAGATAAAGATTTTCGTGGAGAATCATTTCTAAATGTTGAACAATTAATGACCCGAGCAGAAGAGGTTAAAAAATTACATGCAATTTGTGTTAAATGTGGGAATTTAGCAAATCGTACTCAACGTTTAATCAATGGTAAACCAGCTAATTATCACGACCCCATTGTTTTAATCGGTGAAAAAGATAAATATGAGGCACGTTGTCGTCATTGCCACGAAGTAACATATTAA